TGAATGTTCCAGCAGTGGCAACAATGGTCTCGTCGTCAAGATGGAACTCAACTTCTCCATCTCTAACAAAAAATGATTCGTTTTCGTGAGTATGTCTGTGGGGAGGCGGTCCGTTTTGTGGTCTAACCACGAACTCTACGAGCGCATAGGTTTCCCCAGTATCTTTACCTACTGCCTTTATGGTACACAAATCACCAAAAAACACCCAGTACTTTGGATCTTGACCTTGACCATCTTGCAACCATAAAGTGGCTTGATTAAGCGTCATTGTGATTTTCCTCTTAAGGCATTACTAAACTTTTTCTAAATACCCAAATCCTTAAATTCCTCTTCCTGACTTACGGAATATCAGGAAGTCCATAATCATAAAATCGGTGTTCGCCCCAGGTTTCACGATGAATGAGACCTTGCGAATCGACTACTGAGAACGTTGACTCGATGGGCTTGCCTTGGAAACGATCAGCAATCCAATCTGCAATATAAGCCCATTCGCTTGGGCCTAGGGCGCTTGAAGGTCTACTGTGAAGCGTATGTCCCTCACCTTTGTAGAGCAGCAACTCCTTCGGTGTGGTAATTTCGTTTAAGACATCAAAAACAGATTCGATCGCGGCAAAATCATCATCCTCCCCTGCGACAACGAGATAGGGGCACTTCAATTTTGCTCCCAGCCCTTCGGCATTGATATGCTGAATAAATTTGTCAAACTTTTCTTCATCCGTATAACCTGACATATACATAAAACGAAGCTTGAATGAGGGTGAATACATATTGAAGGCTGTT
The Nostoc punctiforme PCC 73102 genome window above contains:
- a CDS encoding cupin domain-containing protein is translated as MTLNQATLWLQDGQGQDPKYWVFFGDLCTIKAVGKDTGETYALVEFVVRPQNGPPPHRHTHENESFFVRDGEVEFHLDDETIVATAGTFIHSPKGQRHSFINRGSTPAKMLVWVTPAGLEKFFAEAGVPAEGEFTLSPPVRPDELEQILAVSPKYGVEIIPPSSQASD